From a region of the Chroicocephalus ridibundus chromosome 8, bChrRid1.1, whole genome shotgun sequence genome:
- the REXO5 gene encoding RNA exonuclease 5 isoform X2, which translates to MVKAVCVNGLKRPAEGAGGRQAARKKRKAAGGGREPGPEEKSSCLSAALFGEDCEISRDQLYELLKFAALGKCHSAAQPSWCRIYRQSHLAGVVVIVLPEMSQLHFYQFYLQFRHLRKVFRHRFTLTPSANFLASLYGEGANPKPQNTAQGLTSTSSKSSDLKCDPIFQKYGGKKRGLTSYILTSEELNKYDYPIKGSTRWKGYVCTGCDKQRTDSSPLFGLDCEMCLTAKGNEVTYVSLVDARGQCLLNELVKPQSEVVNYRTSFSGITEEMLLPVKTSLSDIQTRLKKILPRDAVLVGHSLNNDLQALEMIHPSVIDTSLLFARTGNRRFKLKFLARAVLGKEIQCEEMVGHDPAEDARTALELAQFFIEQGPAKVAELNLEMLLKAENLAEVSKKKDALQPQGCRVQQQLNEPPHLSKPCFLECLQVTGQKPLLLGRQELDSSGLCQSNLSTSNKQILQKALEDVPLSTFSIIQFSLGPENISSRLLAELCEKVGSKLTDMLTIYAGPFEENFRLKSVKKKFGKCGPIQCLTVVTETYQPYVCIQYEVLEAAQLAVESLNGAEVAGSCIKVQRPVTAAMLDCDVLIKELELDVENEGVIYVAGLKQSVTEKDLQEEFGQLKDLEMLFLPKDLQSAKHRNCCFLKFQKSQSAVDALEVINGWTLKGSKLRSRHALASGHLWRWIWQMNHSNGKQRGNIFYKKMQQLPDSEQDLKKKVKKLDNHIQKLYRSLQNNTLCVVLFPGVNSTYGSQSGLGLMGIKGDRGRSAC; encoded by the exons ATGGTAAAGGCCGTCTGCGTGAACGGGCTCAAAAGGCCCGCCGAGGGCGCGGGGGGACGGCAGGCGGCTCGGAAGAAGAGGaaggcggccggcggcggccgggagccgGGCCCTGAG GAAAAGTCATCTTGCTTGTCAGCAGCTTTATTTGGCGAGGACTGTGAGATCAGCCGTGACCAGCTGTATGAGTTGTTAAAGTTTGCAGCTTTGGGAAAATGCCACAGTGCAGCACAGCCCAG ctgGTGCCGTATTTATCGCCAAAGCCACCTGGCTGGGGTTGTCGTTATTGTTCTACCTGAAATGAGCCAACTCCATTTCTACCAATTCTATTTGCAGTTCAGACACCTCAGAAAAGTGTTCCGGCAT aggTTCACATTAACACCTTCTGCCAACTTCCTAGCCAGCCTGTACGGAGAAGGAGCAAACCCGAAACCTCAAAACACTGCACAAG GTTTGACTTCCACTAGTTCTAAAAGCTCAGACTTGAAATGTGATCCCATCTTTCAgaaatatggaggaaaaaaacgtGGTCTTACAAGCTATATTCTGACTTCAGAAGAGCTGAACAAATATGACTATCCCATAAAAG GCTCCACTAGATGGAAAGGCTATGTATGTACAGGGTGTGATAAGCAGAGGACGGACAGCAGCCCCCTCTTTGGTCTGGATTGTGAAATG TGCCTGACTGCAAAAGGGAATGAAGTCACTTATGTCTCTTTGGTGGATGCACGGGGTCAGTGCCTCTTGAATGAACTCGTCAAACCTCAGAGCGAAGTAGTGAACTACCGTACCAG CTTCTCAGGAATCACAGAGGAAATGCTTCTTCCAGTGAAAACCAGCCTGTCAGATATCCAAACCAgactaaaaaaaatacttccccGTGATGCAGTATTGGTGGGTCATTCTCTAAATAATGATCTTCAGGCTTTGGAA ATGATCCACCCCAGTGTTATCGATACTTCATTGCTTTTTGCCAGAACAGGAAATCGAAGATTTAAGCTAAAATTTCTAGCCAGAGCTGTTTTAGG GAAGGAGATTCAATGTGAAGAAATGGTTGGGCATGATCCTGCAGAAGATGCTAGAACTGCTTTGGAATTGGCTCAATTCTTTATTGAGCAAGGACCAGCAAAG GTAGCAGAACTAAACTTGGAGATGCTTCTGAAAGCTGAAAACCTGGCTGAGGTCTCAAAGAAAAAAGATGCGTTACAGCCACAAGGATGTAGGGTCCAGCAACAGTTGAATGAGCCTCCACATTTATCCAAACCATG TTTTTTAGAATGCTTGCAGGTGACTGGCCAAAAACCCCTCCTTTTGGGCAGACAGGAACTAGACTCTTCTGGCCTGTGTCAGAGTAACCTGAGCACTTCAAACAAACAG ATTCTTCAGAAAGCCTTAGAAGATGTTCCCCTGTCCACATTCAGTATCATTCAGTTCAGTTTGGGTCCAGAAAATATTTCCTCTCGCCTTCTTGCTGAACTTTGTGAAAAG GTGGGAAGCAAGCTGACGGACATGCTCACAATTTACGCTGGTCCGTTTGAAGAAAACTTTCGCCTGAAGTCtgtgaaaaaaaagtttgggaAGTGTGGACCAATCCAGTGTCTTACAGTGGTAACTGAAACGTACCAG CCCTATGTCTGTATCCAATACGAAGTGCTGGAAGCTGCCCAGCTTGCTGTGGAAAGCCTAAATGGAGCTGAGGTAGCAGGATCCTGCATTAAG GTCCAGAGGCCGGTCACTGCAGCAATGCTGGACTGTGATGTTTTGATAAAGGAATTAGAACTGGATGTAGAAAACGAAGGTGTGATTTATGTGGCGGGTCTAAAGCAGTCAGTAACAGAGAAGGACTTGCAAGAAGAATTTGGCCAGTTGAAAGACCTGGAAATGCTGTTCCTGCCAAAGGATCTCCAGAGTGCAAAGCACAggaactgctgtttcctca AATTCCAGAAATCGCAGAGTGCTGTGGATGCCCTTGAAGTTATAAATGGCTGGACCTTGAAGGGCAGCAAACTAAGAAGTAGGCATGCTCTTGCTTCAGGTCACCTCTGGAGATGGATTTGGCAAATGAATCACAGCAATGGGAAGCAAAGAGGAAACATCTTTTATAAGAAAATGCAGCAACTGCCTGACTCT GAGCAGGATCtaaagaaaaaggtgaagaagTTAGACAACCATATCCAAAAGCTTTATAGAAGTCTGCAGAATAACACCTTGTGCGTTGTCCTCTTTCCTGGAGTGAACAG CACGTATGGATCACAATCTGGCCTTGGTCTGATGGGAATAAAAGGTGACAGAGGGAGGAGTGCTTGTTAA
- the ERI2 gene encoding ERI1 exoribonuclease 2: MATKRLARRLGLARSSGRARSGGRAAAAGQRFGYLIVLDFEATCWREAGPRRPEIGECCGRGGTGQQRPGRALPGAGGGRGLALTGGSFRRCVFIITEWLGLGSALTFPASCFGVGLFVCFSPFVFVTVEFPAVLLNTSTGEIECEFHTYVQPQEHPILSQFCTELTGITQNQVDEGVPLNICLSQFLKWIQKIQKEKKIIFGSDIPSHSTSEAKPCTFVTWTDWDLGVCLHYECKRKQLRKPDILNSWIDLKATYRAFYNRKPKGLSGALQDLGIAFAGREHSGLDDSRNTAHLAWRLICDGCVLKITKSLDEAQQKNNSIYRTPTINFTDRTPLGSNSRPETSRDGTCKTNSLAEKNRNSIAGIKINSNVETEEQQTTCTDSSADVHIVPSSSSRTEIHAQAQSSLTASTDRFPVPLEQAQRSRSAVSTGVQQGLSSGQPPRTARHSPPAPGSGLVLVSTTISSVNISNEDISTSSDCLSLLTDWEDVALIPESQYEQNSDSAQVKDESSTDILTGFEEKTISKQLAVVSSDNQSLEKTVAPVEPLKSIVYRSPDTTIYNVETVQRQTSNFSAFKLPSAKVNAISARSALTGNYSTPSEVPKRKPTSPKMFPPAKKSSFAIYHEKTASFDHSLPLRSSNLPKVSPAILNSTANLNQSVRALKNGKPTPPLCNCGRRAKKLYVSNPGPNHGKAFFCCPVGKHEGNKVGCGYFKWEYALLKQKSNGLTPNADALTSLGTYTSHVGNSSNKKYFCLRPSMRT; this comes from the exons ATGGCCACCAAGCGCCTGGCCAG GCggctgggcctggcgcggagcagcgggcgggcgcggagcggcgggcgggcggcggcggccgggcagcgGTTCGGGTACCTCATCGTCCTCGACTTCGAGGCGACCTGctggcgggaggcggggccgcgccgccccgagATCGGTGAGTGCTGCGGGCGGGGGGGCACCGGGCAGCAGCGGCCCGGCCGGGCGTTGCCGGGAgcagggggcggccggggcctgGCGCTTACGGGCGGCAGCTTTAGACGTTGTGTCTTCATCATCACAGAATGGCTCGGGTtgggttcgg CTTTAACATTTCCGGCTTCAtgctttggggttggtttgtttgtttgtttttctccttttgtttttgtcACAGTTGAATTTCCAGCAGTCCTGTTAAACACTTCAACAGGAGAGATTGAATGTGAATTCCACACATATGTCCAGCCCCAAGAGCATCCTATTCTCTCTCAATTTTGTACAGAACTAACTGGCATAACACAG AATCAGGTTGATGAAGGGGTCCCTCTAAATATTTGTTTATCACAGTTTTTGAAATGGATTCAAAAGatacaaaaggagaagaaaattatatTCGGTTCAGATATTCCAAGTCATTCTACTTCAGAGGCAAAACCATGCACCTTTGTGACTTGGACAg ACTGGGACCTGGGTGTGTGTTTGCACTATGAGTGTAAAAGGAAGCAGCTGCGAAAACCTGACATTTTAAATTCCTGGATTGATCTCAAAGCAACATACAGG gccTTCTACAATAGGAAGCCTAAAGGGCTAAGTGGTGCTTTGCAGGATTTGGGGATAGCTTTTGCAGGACGGGAACATTCTG GGTTGGATGATTCTCGGAATACTGCCCATCTTGCTTGGAGGCTGATTTGTGATGGATGTGTGCTGAAGATTACTAAATCTTTGGATGAG GCACAGCAGAAGAATAATTCAATTTACAGAACACCGACTATAAACTTCACCGACAGGACTCCACTGGGAAGTAACAGCAGACCTGAAACATCTAGAGATGGAACTTGCAAAACAAACTCTCTGGCTGAGAAAAACCGCAACAGCATTGCTGGAATTAAGATAAATTCCAACGTAGAAACTGAAGAACAACAGACCACTTGCACTGATTCCTCTGCAGATGTCCACATTGTACCCAGCAGCAGCTCAAGGACTGAGATACATGCTCAAGCCCAAAGCTCTTTAACAGCATCCACTGACAGATTTCCTGTTCCTCTTGAGCAGGCGCAGCGATCTCGCAGTGCTGTGTCAACAGGCGTTCAGCAAGGACTGAGCAGTGGGCAACCCCCGCGTACAGCCAGACACAGTCCTCCAGCACCAGGGTCGGGACTAGTGCTCGTCTCCACTACCATCTCCTCAGTTAATATCTCCAACGAGGATATCAGTACTAGTTCTGATTGCTTATCTCTGCTGACTGACTGGGAAGATGTCGCTTTAATACCTGAATCTCAATATGAACAAAATTCAGACTCTGCTCAAGTAAAAGATGAGTCAAGTACAGATATTTTAACAGGGTTTGaagagaaaacaatttcaaaacaatTGGCTGTGGTGAGTTCAGATAATCAAAGTTTGGAGAAAACTGTAGCACCTGTGGAACCCCTGAAATCTATTGTTTACAGAAGTCCTGATACTACTATCTATAATGTAGAAACAGTACAAAGGCAGACTtcaaatttttcagcttttaagttACCATCTGCAAAGGTAAATGCTATTTCAGCACGATCAGCATTAACTGGAAATTATTCTACTCCTTCAGAGGTTCCTAAAAGAAAGCCAACTAGTCCAAAAATGTTCCCACCagcaaaaaaatcatcttttgctATATATCATGAGAAAACCGCATCTTTTGATCATTCCTTACCTTTAAGAAGTTCCAATTTGCCCAAAGTGTCTCCCGCCATTTTGAACTCCACAGCCAATTTGAATCAGTCTGtaagagctttgaaaaatggaaaaccaaCTCCCCCTCTGTGTAACTGCGGTCGAAGGGCTAAAAAACTGTATGTGTCAAATCCTGGTCCAAATCATggcaaagcatttttttgttgtcctgTTGGGAAGCATGAAGGTAATAAGGTAGGTTGTGGATACTTCAAGTGGGAATATGCGCTTCTAAAACAGAAATCTAATGGTCTTACCCCGAATGCAGATGCTTTGACCTCTCTTGGAACTTACACTAGTCATGTAGGAAATTCttccaacaaaaaatatttctgtcttagaCCCTCTATGAGAACTTGA
- the ACSM3 gene encoding acyl-coenzyme A synthetase ACSM3, mitochondrial isoform X2: MALAAVHFSLKIPSAMSLRAPLRRSLQLCSPCYPVHASLSYEAIQHQYRPEVPEYFNFARDVLDRWTEVEKEGKKSKNPALWWVDGAGEEVRWSFEELGVLSRKVANVLSDACSLQQGDRVILILPRIPEWWLVNVACMRTGTVLIPGTQQLTAKDILHRLQKSKAKCIITDDSVAPAVDSVGAECQSLKFKLLVSQGHREGWLNFKDLLKNAPSDHQCVTTKCQDPMAIYFTSGTTGSPKMAEHSHSSYGIGLTVSGRYWLDLTSSDIFWNTSDTGWAKAAWSSIFSSWIQGACVFVHKMPQFNPSVVFESLSRFPITVFCSPPTAYRMFVQHKLSSYMFKSLRRCVSAGEPINPEVMQEWKAQTGLDIYEGYGQTETIIDENSNILPPGKEGDIAIRVKPTRSPFLFTCYADDPEKTEATIRGDFYVTGDRGIMDEEGYFWFVGRADDVINSAGYRIGPFEVESALVEHPAVVESAVVSSPDPIRGEVVKAFVVLTSDYASHDPEKVMKELQDHVKKVTAPYKYPRKMEFVQQLPKTVSGKIRRNELRQKEWRKD, from the exons ATGGCTCTTGCTGCTGTGCATTTTTCACTGAAGATCCCAAGCGCTATGTCCCTGCGGGCTCCCCTGAGAAGATCTCTCCAACTTTGCAGCCCGTGCTACCCAGTTCATGCCTCTCTGAGTTATGAAGCCATACAACACCAGTACAGACCAGAGGTGCCAGAATACTTCAACTTTGCAAGAGATGTGCTGGACAGATGGACTGAAGTGGAAAAG GAGGGAAAAAAGTCTAAAAACCCCGCATTATGGTGGGTAGATGGTGCCGGAGAAGAGGTGAGGTGGAGCTTTGAGGAGCTGGGAGTGCTGTCCAGGAAAGTGGCAAATGTACTCTCTGATGCCTGCAGTCTGCAACAGGGAGACAGAGTTATTCTGATTCTGCCCCGGATCCCAGAGTGGTGGCTGGTGAATGTGGCTTGCATGAGAACAG GAACTGTCCTGATTCCTGGCACACAGCAATTGACAGCAAAGGACATTCTTCATCGACTACAGAAATCCAAAGCAAAGTGTATCATCACTGATGATTCTGTGGCACCAGCTGTAGACTCAGTTGGGGCTGAATGCCAGTCTCTGAAATTCAAGCTGCTTGTGTCACAGGGCCACAGAGAAGGATGGCTGAACTTTAAAGATCTCCTGAA aaATGCTCCTTCTGATCACCAGTGTGTGACCACAAAGTGTCAAGATCCAATGGCCATCTATTTTACCAGTGGAACTACAGGATCTCCAAAAATGGCTGAACATTCCCACAGCAGCTATGGTATTGGCCTCACAGTAAGTGGAAG GTACTGGCTGGACTTGACTTCCTCAGATATATTTTGGAATACATCAGACACGGGCTGGGCAAAAGCAGCTTGGAGCAGCATTTTTTCGTCATGGATTCAAGGGGCATGTGTATTTGTACATAAAATGCCACAGTTCAACCCAAGCGTTGTCTTTGAG AGTCTGTCAAGATTTCCCATAACCGTCTTCTGTTCTCCACCAACTGCCTATCGAATGTTTGTGCAACATAAACTGTCCAG CTATATGTTCAAGAGCCTGCGGCGCTGTGTGAGTGCTGGGGAGCCAATCAACCCTGAAGTGATGCAAGAATGGAAAGCGCAGACAGGGCTGGATATTTATGAAGGCTATGGACAGACAGAAACA attaTAGATGAAAACAGTAATATTCTGCCTCCTGGAAAAGAAGGAGATATTGCCATCAGAGTAAAACCTACGAGATcgccttttctttttacttgctATGCT GATGATCCAGAGAAAACAGAGGCAACAATACGTGGGGACTTTTACGTCACTGGAGACAGAGGGATTATGGATGAGGAAGGATACTTCTGGTTTGTTGGAAGAGCTGATGATGTCATTAATTCTGCTGG aTACCGTATTGGACCATTTGAAGTAGAAAGTGCCCTGGTGGAGCATCCTGCAGTGGTGGAATCGGCAGTTGTCAGCAGCCCAGACCCCATCAGAGGAGAG GTAGTGAAAGCCTTCGTCGTTTTAACATCTGACTATGCTTCACATGATCCAGAAAAAGTGATGAAAGAGCTACAAGACCATGTTAAGAAAGTTACTGCTCCATACAAGTATCCTAGGAAG ATGGAGTTTGTCCAACAGTTGCCAAAAACTGTTAGTGGGAAGATCAGAAGAAATGAACTGCGCCAGAAGGAGTGGAGAAAGGATTAA
- the ACSM3 gene encoding acyl-coenzyme A synthetase ACSM3, mitochondrial isoform X1, protein MALAAVHFSLKIPSAMSLRAPLRRSLQLCSPCYPVHASLSYEAIQHQYRPEVPEYFNFARDVLDRWTEVEKEGKKSKNPALWWVDGAGEEVRWSFEELGVLSRKVANVLSDACSLQQGDRVILILPRIPEWWLVNVACMRTGTVLIPGTQQLTAKDILHRLQKSKAKCIITDDSVAPAVDSVGAECQSLKFKLLVSQGHREGWLNFKDLLKNAPSDHQCVTTKCQDPMAIYFTSGTTGSPKMAEHSHSSYGIGLTVSGRYWLDLTSSDIFWNTSDTGWAKAAWSSIFSSWIQGACVFVHKMPQFNPSVVFESLSRFPITVFCSPPTAYRMFVQHKLSSYMFKSLRRCVSAGEPINPEVMQEWKAQTGLDIYEGYGQTETVLICGNFKGMKIKPGSMGKPSPGYDVKIIDENSNILPPGKEGDIAIRVKPTRSPFLFTCYADDPEKTEATIRGDFYVTGDRGIMDEEGYFWFVGRADDVINSAGYRIGPFEVESALVEHPAVVESAVVSSPDPIRGEVVKAFVVLTSDYASHDPEKVMKELQDHVKKVTAPYKYPRKMEFVQQLPKTVSGKIRRNELRQKEWRKD, encoded by the exons ATGGCTCTTGCTGCTGTGCATTTTTCACTGAAGATCCCAAGCGCTATGTCCCTGCGGGCTCCCCTGAGAAGATCTCTCCAACTTTGCAGCCCGTGCTACCCAGTTCATGCCTCTCTGAGTTATGAAGCCATACAACACCAGTACAGACCAGAGGTGCCAGAATACTTCAACTTTGCAAGAGATGTGCTGGACAGATGGACTGAAGTGGAAAAG GAGGGAAAAAAGTCTAAAAACCCCGCATTATGGTGGGTAGATGGTGCCGGAGAAGAGGTGAGGTGGAGCTTTGAGGAGCTGGGAGTGCTGTCCAGGAAAGTGGCAAATGTACTCTCTGATGCCTGCAGTCTGCAACAGGGAGACAGAGTTATTCTGATTCTGCCCCGGATCCCAGAGTGGTGGCTGGTGAATGTGGCTTGCATGAGAACAG GAACTGTCCTGATTCCTGGCACACAGCAATTGACAGCAAAGGACATTCTTCATCGACTACAGAAATCCAAAGCAAAGTGTATCATCACTGATGATTCTGTGGCACCAGCTGTAGACTCAGTTGGGGCTGAATGCCAGTCTCTGAAATTCAAGCTGCTTGTGTCACAGGGCCACAGAGAAGGATGGCTGAACTTTAAAGATCTCCTGAA aaATGCTCCTTCTGATCACCAGTGTGTGACCACAAAGTGTCAAGATCCAATGGCCATCTATTTTACCAGTGGAACTACAGGATCTCCAAAAATGGCTGAACATTCCCACAGCAGCTATGGTATTGGCCTCACAGTAAGTGGAAG GTACTGGCTGGACTTGACTTCCTCAGATATATTTTGGAATACATCAGACACGGGCTGGGCAAAAGCAGCTTGGAGCAGCATTTTTTCGTCATGGATTCAAGGGGCATGTGTATTTGTACATAAAATGCCACAGTTCAACCCAAGCGTTGTCTTTGAG AGTCTGTCAAGATTTCCCATAACCGTCTTCTGTTCTCCACCAACTGCCTATCGAATGTTTGTGCAACATAAACTGTCCAG CTATATGTTCAAGAGCCTGCGGCGCTGTGTGAGTGCTGGGGAGCCAATCAACCCTGAAGTGATGCAAGAATGGAAAGCGCAGACAGGGCTGGATATTTATGAAGGCTATGGACAGACAGAAACA GTGCTGATCTGTGGAAATTTTAAGGGAATGAAAATCAAACCTGGTTCTATGGGAAAGCCGTCTCCAGGGTATGATGTCAAG attaTAGATGAAAACAGTAATATTCTGCCTCCTGGAAAAGAAGGAGATATTGCCATCAGAGTAAAACCTACGAGATcgccttttctttttacttgctATGCT GATGATCCAGAGAAAACAGAGGCAACAATACGTGGGGACTTTTACGTCACTGGAGACAGAGGGATTATGGATGAGGAAGGATACTTCTGGTTTGTTGGAAGAGCTGATGATGTCATTAATTCTGCTGG aTACCGTATTGGACCATTTGAAGTAGAAAGTGCCCTGGTGGAGCATCCTGCAGTGGTGGAATCGGCAGTTGTCAGCAGCCCAGACCCCATCAGAGGAGAG GTAGTGAAAGCCTTCGTCGTTTTAACATCTGACTATGCTTCACATGATCCAGAAAAAGTGATGAAAGAGCTACAAGACCATGTTAAGAAAGTTACTGCTCCATACAAGTATCCTAGGAAG ATGGAGTTTGTCCAACAGTTGCCAAAAACTGTTAGTGGGAAGATCAGAAGAAATGAACTGCGCCAGAAGGAGTGGAGAAAGGATTAA
- the REXO5 gene encoding RNA exonuclease 5 isoform X1 has translation MVKAVCVNGLKRPAEGAGGRQAARKKRKAAGGGREPGPEEKSSCLSAALFGEDCEISRDQLYELLKFAALGKCHSAAQPSWCRIYRQSHLAGVVVIVLPEMSQLHFYQFYLQFRHLRKVFRHRFTLTPSANFLASLYGEGANPKPQNTAQGLTSTSSKSSDLKCDPIFQKYGGKKRGLTSYILTSEELNKYDYPIKGSTRWKGYVCTGCDKQRTDSSPLFGLDCEMCLTAKGNEVTYVSLVDARGQCLLNELVKPQSEVVNYRTSFSGITEEMLLPVKTSLSDIQTRLKKILPRDAVLVGHSLNNDLQALEMIHPSVIDTSLLFARTGNRRFKLKFLARAVLGKEIQCEEMVGHDPAEDARTALELAQFFIEQGPAKVAELNLEMLLKAENLAEVSKKKDALQPQGCRVQQQLNEPPHLSKPCFLLSASFLECLQVTGQKPLLLGRQELDSSGLCQSNLSTSNKQILQKALEDVPLSTFSIIQFSLGPENISSRLLAELCEKVGSKLTDMLTIYAGPFEENFRLKSVKKKFGKCGPIQCLTVVTETYQPYVCIQYEVLEAAQLAVESLNGAEVAGSCIKVQRPVTAAMLDCDVLIKELELDVENEGVIYVAGLKQSVTEKDLQEEFGQLKDLEMLFLPKDLQSAKHRNCCFLKFQKSQSAVDALEVINGWTLKGSKLRSRHALASGHLWRWIWQMNHSNGKQRGNIFYKKMQQLPDSEQDLKKKVKKLDNHIQKLYRSLQNNTLCVVLFPGVNSTYGSQSGLGLMGIKGDRGRSAC, from the exons ATGGTAAAGGCCGTCTGCGTGAACGGGCTCAAAAGGCCCGCCGAGGGCGCGGGGGGACGGCAGGCGGCTCGGAAGAAGAGGaaggcggccggcggcggccgggagccgGGCCCTGAG GAAAAGTCATCTTGCTTGTCAGCAGCTTTATTTGGCGAGGACTGTGAGATCAGCCGTGACCAGCTGTATGAGTTGTTAAAGTTTGCAGCTTTGGGAAAATGCCACAGTGCAGCACAGCCCAG ctgGTGCCGTATTTATCGCCAAAGCCACCTGGCTGGGGTTGTCGTTATTGTTCTACCTGAAATGAGCCAACTCCATTTCTACCAATTCTATTTGCAGTTCAGACACCTCAGAAAAGTGTTCCGGCAT aggTTCACATTAACACCTTCTGCCAACTTCCTAGCCAGCCTGTACGGAGAAGGAGCAAACCCGAAACCTCAAAACACTGCACAAG GTTTGACTTCCACTAGTTCTAAAAGCTCAGACTTGAAATGTGATCCCATCTTTCAgaaatatggaggaaaaaaacgtGGTCTTACAAGCTATATTCTGACTTCAGAAGAGCTGAACAAATATGACTATCCCATAAAAG GCTCCACTAGATGGAAAGGCTATGTATGTACAGGGTGTGATAAGCAGAGGACGGACAGCAGCCCCCTCTTTGGTCTGGATTGTGAAATG TGCCTGACTGCAAAAGGGAATGAAGTCACTTATGTCTCTTTGGTGGATGCACGGGGTCAGTGCCTCTTGAATGAACTCGTCAAACCTCAGAGCGAAGTAGTGAACTACCGTACCAG CTTCTCAGGAATCACAGAGGAAATGCTTCTTCCAGTGAAAACCAGCCTGTCAGATATCCAAACCAgactaaaaaaaatacttccccGTGATGCAGTATTGGTGGGTCATTCTCTAAATAATGATCTTCAGGCTTTGGAA ATGATCCACCCCAGTGTTATCGATACTTCATTGCTTTTTGCCAGAACAGGAAATCGAAGATTTAAGCTAAAATTTCTAGCCAGAGCTGTTTTAGG GAAGGAGATTCAATGTGAAGAAATGGTTGGGCATGATCCTGCAGAAGATGCTAGAACTGCTTTGGAATTGGCTCAATTCTTTATTGAGCAAGGACCAGCAAAG GTAGCAGAACTAAACTTGGAGATGCTTCTGAAAGCTGAAAACCTGGCTGAGGTCTCAAAGAAAAAAGATGCGTTACAGCCACAAGGATGTAGGGTCCAGCAACAGTTGAATGAGCCTCCACATTTATCCAAACCATG ctttcttctctctgctaGTTTTTTAGAATGCTTGCAGGTGACTGGCCAAAAACCCCTCCTTTTGGGCAGACAGGAACTAGACTCTTCTGGCCTGTGTCAGAGTAACCTGAGCACTTCAAACAAACAG ATTCTTCAGAAAGCCTTAGAAGATGTTCCCCTGTCCACATTCAGTATCATTCAGTTCAGTTTGGGTCCAGAAAATATTTCCTCTCGCCTTCTTGCTGAACTTTGTGAAAAG GTGGGAAGCAAGCTGACGGACATGCTCACAATTTACGCTGGTCCGTTTGAAGAAAACTTTCGCCTGAAGTCtgtgaaaaaaaagtttgggaAGTGTGGACCAATCCAGTGTCTTACAGTGGTAACTGAAACGTACCAG CCCTATGTCTGTATCCAATACGAAGTGCTGGAAGCTGCCCAGCTTGCTGTGGAAAGCCTAAATGGAGCTGAGGTAGCAGGATCCTGCATTAAG GTCCAGAGGCCGGTCACTGCAGCAATGCTGGACTGTGATGTTTTGATAAAGGAATTAGAACTGGATGTAGAAAACGAAGGTGTGATTTATGTGGCGGGTCTAAAGCAGTCAGTAACAGAGAAGGACTTGCAAGAAGAATTTGGCCAGTTGAAAGACCTGGAAATGCTGTTCCTGCCAAAGGATCTCCAGAGTGCAAAGCACAggaactgctgtttcctca AATTCCAGAAATCGCAGAGTGCTGTGGATGCCCTTGAAGTTATAAATGGCTGGACCTTGAAGGGCAGCAAACTAAGAAGTAGGCATGCTCTTGCTTCAGGTCACCTCTGGAGATGGATTTGGCAAATGAATCACAGCAATGGGAAGCAAAGAGGAAACATCTTTTATAAGAAAATGCAGCAACTGCCTGACTCT GAGCAGGATCtaaagaaaaaggtgaagaagTTAGACAACCATATCCAAAAGCTTTATAGAAGTCTGCAGAATAACACCTTGTGCGTTGTCCTCTTTCCTGGAGTGAACAG CACGTATGGATCACAATCTGGCCTTGGTCTGATGGGAATAAAAGGTGACAGAGGGAGGAGTGCTTGTTAA